DNA from Solenopsis invicta isolate M01_SB chromosome 4, UNIL_Sinv_3.0, whole genome shotgun sequence:
tttctcagatgaagctaaattttatagtgacggacaacttaatagacacaactgccattattgatCAGATtttaatccccactggtataggccaacagatcatcaaaatcgatggagtattatgatgtggtgcggcattgtaaatggttatttgattggaccttatttttttgaagagaacgttgatagacacagttacttattgttgctaagagatcacttaccaggcttattagaagatgttgacttagcaacaagagcaagaatgtggcttcagtaagatggtgctgcaccgcattataCACTCATTttacgtgcctttttaaatgccagttacaatgacagatggattggacgaagggatccagttgaatggcctccttgctcaccagatttgacgtcgcctgatttctttttatggggatacttgaaaaatgttgtttttgctgaacgagCAACCACAAGaaatgattttatggaccgcattcgtagaacttgtgcagccattcctagagctaccctgcttagaactatggatagttttcaaaacagattgcagttatacCTCGAaaccaacggaggtaattttgaacaattactccgtgggtaattcatttaaattacagtgtcagtgagaggcgaggggactcacgataatcaagcaccccgacgtgagagacaaggggactcacgataatcaagcaccctaaaggaaacagaacttactacgtccacgtcgttgtttccgggtaacgctaaaagtaagatgaaagtgcttttgaccttgatatgaccttgatatgacgtGACCTTGAAAAGGTCacgtcgaaaaactaaaaaattactatgctcatgtaaaaaatgctattgtttaagagcccattgtcaagaaacaggttctgcggtcaaaaatagggtttactaatcaaaaaatgcgttatgagcctcaaacaaccttgaaaattgacctcaaggtcaagctagtcaaagtgattaacacttttacaattcattgattttgtttaagcattatgcacatttgtgttacccagaaaaccacgtcatttcagaaaaactacaccagatcgtttttcaggcatttcaccttcatttttgacctttccaaggtcgcaaaaacaattttttcataagacaagtttgatgtaaaattttccgcttttccaaaatccgcagtcaaaaatagggtgtcccatttaaaaaaaccatcgtaaccttgaaataaccttcaaaattgacctcaaggtcaaaaccaatggtacaattaattgaccccctctgtcctggtcaacttttatctaaatcatttttttgtagataccgttatttggaagatattcgggtccataaattaaaatgactcaccctgtagtAAAGAGTACACTGCGTTTACGGTACTGGGGAAGAGACTCTTTCAATTTACGCGGATGCCGTACGGCCTAACGGGAGCGCTCACAACGTTTCAAAAGCTTTTAGATCGTTTCATAGGTCCGGAGATGAAACCGCATGCATTTGCCTATCTCGACGATACCGTTGACAAGGACTTTTGAGGAACATCTTACGTGGTTAGATAAAGTATTTGCGCGTATTAGAGAAACAGGGCTCACGATTAACTCGGAAAAGTAAATTCTGCCACTCCCAAGTGAATCGCTCTTGGGTGTGGGGAAGGACCCCCAAGCTTTTGAGTCAATTAATTTCTGTTTGACCACCCCACCCACGCTATCGTGTCTAGACTTTGACCTACCATTTTTACTGCAAATCGATGCAAGTTCCGTGGGATTAGGCTTGGAGTTGGCGCAGAAAATCGGAGACGCGGAACATGTAATTGTTTACGCAAGCCGCGCGTTATCGGaagctgaaaaaaaatattccactACGGAGTTGGAATGTTTAGCTATCGTGTGGGCTGTCAAAAAGTTCCGTCCTTACTTAGAGAGGTACAAGTTCACAATCATAACCAACTACAGTAGCCTCCGGTGgctacacaatttaaaaaacccgaCTGGTCGTCTGGCACGCTGAGCACTCGAGCTCCTCAAATATGATTACGTGATAGAGCATAGAAAAAGTGCGATGCACCACGTGCCAGATGTGCTTTCGCGACTTTATGAGGTCGAAGAAACGGACTTTTGCGCTGCGATCGTGACAGATGACGCGTGATATAACTCGAGGTTCAAGGAGATAGCGCGCCACCCGCGACGTTACCCAGAGTGGCGAATATTTAACGgcaaaatgtattttagaaaattgCGTTTGATGTTGGAGGTCATGATAGATCGCGATAGATGAAAACGCGTTTTGCCGCGAGAGGCGCGACGTGTGGCAATTAGGGAAAATCACGATCCGCCGAATGCCGGTTATTTTTGGGTCGAGAAGACCTACTAGCGTATTGCGATGAGATATCATTAGCCACGCATGCTGAAGGATATCGCGAGGTACGTCAAATATTGAGGGGTGTAAAGGTTAAACAAGACATACCAGCCGGATTGATGAGGCAGCGCGTGATAGAGTTGCCGTGGACGGTGGTTGCCGCGGATATCATGGAACCGTTGGGTAAGTCTGGTCACACATACTTGCTTGTCATGCAGGACTTATTTACGAAGTGGATAGAGTGCTGTCCACTCCAAAAGGCTACCGGTAAAAAAATTAGAGAGGCAATTGAAGAACTGGTCGTTTTTCGTTGGGGCGTGCCGCGTGTATTGCTGACGGACAACAGCACCGAGTTTATGAATAGGGATTTACGCGATGTCGGAGCAGTATGGTATCTATCATACAACAGTGCCACCTTATCATCCGTAGACGAACCCGGTCGAGCAGGTGATCGCATCTTAAAAACCATGATCACCGCCTTTGTAGAGCGAGATTACCGCGAGTGGGACGTCCACATTAATGAGTTTTGGTTCGCGTACAATTCCGCACACCATACGTCCCTGCAGGCCCCTGCCTTCTTTAATTACGGTCAAGAACCGTTACCGATCGGCTTACATCGCGAACAGGACAACGTCGGTGTCGAGATATCGGAGGCGAACCCCATCGAGTGGCGCGAACAAGTGGGGAAAATGGGCGCGTTACAGGAGTGGGTTGCTGAAAacttggaagccgcgcaagagcGACAgtctaacaaggggaggatcaggtgaatcaccctgggattttgatcccaatttttttagttattccggaaacgaaaaaaaagttttcgtctcccggcgtttcatcgaataggccttagtttcgaaataataaatttgtgaaaattggccataccgcggcgcgccaaatgagccttcccggtaactattctcccaaccagtgcagtcagctccgtgcgttaggtgcttctttcacaatcgtaagatccgggttcgctcccggatgtatgctacatttttttttttaataagtgtatttatttatcttgataatattgatgtagtatgcaaatttctaaaataaaaaatttaatttaatatcactttctaaacattaatttaaatttaatttgaagggaatttgaattcaagtaataatatttgaaataataaataggtaataataataatatatgagttatttgaaatagataacatataaaggcaacgtatttaaattttcaaattgtttaatttaaaatttaattggaaataatattaacaatattttaaaattttagtttttaaaattgttacggTTTGTATGTCAGAAACACATATTCAAGCAACGTTACGGCCTTCGCATTTTCGAGGATCATGAATCGATCTCGTAATCTATCTTTTCCTTCGGAGCGTGCATCGTTCTTGCCGCTTCGCTGCGAAAGCTTGTGTTACCGTCCGAAAAGTCAGTCCGTATATAGATCGTCTAGCGTACGGATGTAATCGTTCGCAGTCTCACCTGAATGTGTGTCGAATAGAATGCTCCCGTGAGCTAACTATATAGAAAATTAAGACATTGTAAACAAATGTGAAAtatacagtaaaattgttcattttagTCAGTTAAATAGTGCATCATTTCTGTTTCATCTCTCCTTATATCATTTCACGAGTCCATCCATAACGCTCGCACCGGCACAAAAAAAACAACTTGAGTGGAGTGACAGAATCAGAGGTGTCGCTACATTTaatggtccttcgagccggatcgcGGGTGGACATCAAAAAAATTCGTGAACTTTCTCAGTGCGTATCAACGACTATTAACCCTTTACGTGGACATCGCATACGTTTTCGGCATATATTGTGTTTCGTGTTTATCTAAGGAGAACAGTAATCTGTTTATCGCGAGGCAACGCGCTTGAGGGCCGAGCCGAGTGACCTCGAAATACCATAACGCGCATTCCATCGGCTCTTGTCGTGCAGGTGTCTTCTACGGGCAGCTGaattcctcttttctttcctttcccTCTTCTTACCTTTGTTACCGTCGCAAGCAACCCATATACTCGGTGAACAATACTTGTGCAAATTTAATGAACTTACAAGGGCAAcacacacaacccgggtcaccgattttgatgaaactttacagttatgtagtattagtatagaagtactaaatgctaaacggagacgatgcactactcaaccgttgacgtgaaatcgttgtttgaatttcaccatatagctttaataccgtaacattgaaggagtttggcaagtagcagcgtggtgtggcggacagcgcgagcgcctatagttttgcaggtcgcagccgtcgcgggttcgagtccacaagtttttttttttttttcttttacccagtactcttattgttacaatatatatatataataaaatatataataaataatacacagatatagatataataatacgcaaaaaatcttctctgcattcgaacttttgttagtttactttatatactttatatatatatatatatatatatatatatatatatatatcacacatagatttatatagatggcgagatatttatatgatatatttgattgtgagagttaatatgcatatttatttatgtgtaagtacaaaaacaattacaaatgaatttattcgtcgtcttgctctgtaattttgcacactttcgggtcataataattacaaaaacaagtaataaaattcacagctagttttaagaatgtcttttatgtcttttatgtcttttatgtcttttatgcattattgaaaaaaaatgtgcttgcgaaaaaattggatttataaaatgttcgtggtgtaaatcagttttatgttttacttgtttttatgattattatcacccgaaagtgtgcaaaattacagagcaagacgacgaataaattcatttgtaattgtttttgtacttacacataaataaatatgcatattaactctcacaatcaaatatatcatataaatatctcgccatccatataaatctatgtgtgtatatatatatatatatatatatatatatatatatatatatatatatatatatatatataaatgtatataaagtaaactaacaaaagttcgaatgcagagaagattttttgcgtattattatatctatatctgtgtattatttattatatattttattatatatatatatatatatatatattgtaacaataagagtactgggtaaaagaaaaaaaaaaaacttgtggactcgaacccgcgacggccgcgatctgcaaaactataggcgctcgcgctgtccgccacaccacgctgctacttgccaaactccttcaatgttacggtattaaagctatatggtgaaattcaaacaacgatttcacgtcaacggttgagtagtgcatcgtctccgtttagcatttagtacttctatactaatactacataactgtaaagtttcatcaaaatcggtgacccgggttgtgtgtggtgcccttgttaGTGCTCATACAGTATGGCAACGCTTAAAGAGTTGCTCAAGCAACAAGACACTCAAATTGGACAGATTGCTCGTGCGGTGACGAACCTGAAGAAGATCGGAGCCAACAATTACACCGTCTACAAGGTGAAACATCGTCTCGAGTCTTTGGAAAAGCTGTGGGAGAAGGTTCAGCTCGTCAATGTACAACTCATTCAAAAGACGTCCGAAGAAGAAAGAGGCCAACTAGCATACTTCACGCAGGACAAGTTTCTTCAAGCTGAGGAAGATTATCTCGAGGCTTCGGACTACATGGCCGATGTCATCGAGAGCCTCTCCACGACTCCACCCAATCCGGGGATTTCAGGTGAAGTCAGCCTTATGAACTCGACCACTGCGACAACTTCCGCTACGAAGCTCAGCCGTATCGAGCTCCCTGAATTTTCCGGTGACCGTTTACGTTGGACCCATTTCCGCGACATGTTTGAAACTCTCGTGATTAATAATTTGTCACTGAATAATATCACGTGCTTACATTATTTGATGTCTAAGCTGAAGGGCGATGCAGTCTTATTATtgcaaaactttaaaatttccGAAGATAACTTTGAGCCCGCATGGAAGGCGTTAATTAACGGACGAATTAGCGAATACGCGTTTAATCATTAATTCACACTTGCAATCAATTCAGTTGACTTACCGATTGTGAAGGCCGAAACAGCCAGCGCACTTCGAAATTTACGTGATGTAACGCGATCAGCGATCGAGGCGTTGTCGAATCTTGGGCGTCCTGTCGACAAATGGGACaatcttttgatttttattcttACAAAGAAACTGCCCTTTCGCACTCGTCAGGAGTGGCAAATG
Protein-coding regions in this window:
- the LOC120357597 gene encoding uncharacterized protein LOC120357597, with amino-acid sequence MRQRVIELPWTVVAADIMEPLGKSGHTYLLVMQDLFTKWIECCPLQKATGKKIREAIEELVVFRWGVPRVLLTDNSTEFMNRDLRDVGAVWYLSYNSATLSSVDEPGRAGDRILKTMITAFVERDYREWDVHINEFWFAYNSAHHTSLQAPAFFNYGQEPLPIGLHREQDNVGVEISEANPIEWREQVGKMGALQEWVAENLEAAQERQSNKGRIR